A window of Lemur catta isolate mLemCat1 chromosome Y, mLemCat1.pri, whole genome shotgun sequence contains these coding sequences:
- the LOC123629021 gene encoding eukaryotic translation initiation factor 1A, X-chromosomal isoform X1, whose amino-acid sequence MPKNKGKGGKNRRRGKNENESEKRELVFKEDGQEYAQVIKMLGNGRLEAMCFDGVKRLCHIRGKLRKKVWINTSDIILVGLRDYQDNKADVILKYNADEARSLKAYGELPEHAKINETDTFGPGDDDEIQFDDIGDDAEDIDDI is encoded by the exons gTAAAGGAGGTAAAAACAGGCGCAGAGGTAAGAATGAGAATGAATCTGAAAAAAGAGAATTGGTGTTTAAGGAGGATGGGCaag agTATGCTCAGGTAATAAAAATGTTGGGAAATGGACGATTAGAAGCAATGTGTTTTGATGGTGTAAAAAGGTTATGCCATATCAgaggaaaattgagaaaaaag GTTTGGATAAATACCTCAGACATTATATTGGTTGGTCTACGAGACTATCag GATAACAAAGCTGATGTCATTTTAAAGTACAATGCAGAtgaagctagaagtctgaagGCATATGGAGAACTTCCAGAACATG CTAAAATTAATGAAACGGATACATTTGGTCCTGGAGATGATGATGAAATCCAATTTGATGATATTGGAGATGATGCGGAAGACATTGATGAT ATCTAA
- the LOC123629021 gene encoding eukaryotic translation initiation factor 1A, X-chromosomal isoform X2 codes for MPKNKEYAQVIKMLGNGRLEAMCFDGVKRLCHIRGKLRKKVWINTSDIILVGLRDYQDNKADVILKYNADEARSLKAYGELPEHAKINETDTFGPGDDDEIQFDDIGDDAEDIDDI; via the exons agTATGCTCAGGTAATAAAAATGTTGGGAAATGGACGATTAGAAGCAATGTGTTTTGATGGTGTAAAAAGGTTATGCCATATCAgaggaaaattgagaaaaaag GTTTGGATAAATACCTCAGACATTATATTGGTTGGTCTACGAGACTATCag GATAACAAAGCTGATGTCATTTTAAAGTACAATGCAGAtgaagctagaagtctgaagGCATATGGAGAACTTCCAGAACATG CTAAAATTAATGAAACGGATACATTTGGTCCTGGAGATGATGATGAAATCCAATTTGATGATATTGGAGATGATGCGGAAGACATTGATGAT ATCTAA